A genomic stretch from Mycobacterium paraterrae includes:
- a CDS encoding helix-turn-helix domain-containing protein, which yields MVGYRSMQNPGALHRGMPSSTLTFIVSLDDGVEAAETAEALSTARPNPLLLSGLHVKPAYVRQRRGQTGVQIAVHPLAARSLFGAPSAELSAGAWDATAILGRDGTRLQQRISEARSWDEAFGGIAEYLATGWRDDPAVRPEVAQAWHLLQLSGGRVAVGTLADRVGVSARHLTTLFHREVGRSPKTVAMLMRFERATARIADSVRRRHATVDLAAVAASTGYSDQAHLTREFARFAGASPGRWIAEEFRNIQDGGHRPRTDCEHDL from the coding sequence ATGGTCGGCTACCGCTCCATGCAGAACCCCGGCGCACTGCACCGCGGCATGCCGTCGTCGACGCTCACGTTCATCGTCAGCCTCGACGACGGAGTGGAGGCGGCCGAAACGGCCGAGGCCCTTTCGACCGCGCGGCCGAATCCGCTGTTGCTGAGTGGTTTGCACGTCAAGCCGGCGTATGTGCGGCAACGGCGGGGCCAGACCGGCGTGCAGATTGCGGTGCATCCGCTCGCGGCTCGCTCACTGTTCGGAGCGCCCAGCGCGGAATTGAGCGCCGGCGCATGGGACGCAACGGCGATATTGGGGCGCGACGGCACTCGACTACAACAGCGGATCAGCGAGGCGAGGAGTTGGGACGAGGCATTCGGCGGGATCGCCGAGTATCTCGCGACCGGGTGGCGGGACGACCCCGCAGTGCGTCCTGAGGTGGCGCAGGCGTGGCACCTGTTGCAGCTCAGTGGCGGACGTGTAGCGGTGGGGACGTTGGCTGACCGGGTCGGTGTCTCTGCCAGGCACCTGACCACGTTGTTTCACCGGGAGGTCGGCCGTTCGCCTAAGACGGTCGCGATGCTGATGCGATTCGAGCGGGCGACGGCGCGGATCGCCGATTCGGTGCGGCGGCGCCATGCGACGGTCGATCTCGCCGCAGTCGCCGCGAGCACGGGCTACAGCGACCAAGCCCACCTGACGCGTGAGTTCGCCCGGTTCGCCGGAGCGTCGCCCGGTCGGTGGATCGCCGAAGAGTTCCGAAACATTCAAGACGGCGGGCACCGACCCCGCACAGACTGTGAGCATGACCTCTAA